In the genome of Bacteroidota bacterium, one region contains:
- a CDS encoding S9 family peptidase codes for MRYTKHIFALLLCGLFFQNIYAQDEPDTGKLELKLADIWETGRFSPKFVSGYRSMKDGEFFSKVDYHEGDKNYLLNQYSYKTGKLEGTIAESRKVKPAGYEGEVDFGNYQFNNNEMRVLFEAEHEQVYRHSFTAKYFIFDRKSRESKFISTGKGMNASFGPNDKYVAMVRDNDLYLINIENNMSETRITNDGKKNEIINGAADWVYEEEFALTSGYSFSPDGKYIAYYRFDESNVKSYSMPLYNGLYPSTETFKYPKAGENNSVVTIWIYEIATGNRVQVNLGTETDIYIPRIKWNHDGSELCVYKMNRLQNNLDLLMANPKSGVTRAMLSEASDTYVEVPEDLTFLENGDEFLMASERNGYKHLYLFKTKDGSLVNQITKGKWEVDQFIGYDKKSGYIYFNSTEVSFTDRNLWRVKLDGTGKKRITIRDGNNEVHFSSNYKYFLCIYSNINTPYFISIYNNNGYELRIVEDNKKLRTRLERYELSTVEFFEMNTSEMLNLYGYVFHPKKFDTNKKHPVLQYVYGGPGSQLVVDKWMGAYYYWFQYLASKGYVVVCVDGRGTGGRGASFKKVTYKEMGHYEIIDQIEVAKWLGTQPWADASRIGMFGWSFGGYMSSLAITKGAAFFKTAIAVAPVTNWRFYDNIYTERYMQKPQDNAVGYDQNSPINFVDKIKGNYLIIHGTGDDNVHFQNSAEMVNAMINKNIPFDSEYYPNKNHGIRGGKTRLHLFTRISKYIFEKL; via the coding sequence ATGCGATATACAAAACACATTTTTGCACTTCTGCTGTGCGGTTTATTTTTCCAAAACATATATGCCCAAGACGAACCTGATACTGGCAAACTCGAATTAAAATTGGCAGATATATGGGAAACAGGTAGGTTCTCGCCCAAGTTTGTAAGCGGATATCGCTCGATGAAAGATGGGGAATTTTTTAGCAAAGTGGATTATCACGAAGGCGATAAAAATTATTTGCTTAACCAATATAGTTATAAAACTGGGAAGCTCGAAGGTACCATTGCCGAAAGCAGAAAAGTTAAACCAGCAGGCTATGAAGGTGAAGTCGATTTTGGGAATTACCAATTCAATAATAATGAAATGCGGGTATTGTTCGAGGCAGAGCACGAACAGGTTTATCGCCATTCATTCACCGCCAAATATTTTATTTTTGACCGCAAAAGTCGGGAGAGTAAATTTATTAGCACGGGCAAAGGGATGAACGCCAGCTTTGGACCCAATGATAAGTATGTAGCTATGGTGCGTGACAATGATTTGTATCTAATCAATATAGAGAATAATATGTCGGAGACGCGAATTACGAATGATGGTAAGAAGAACGAGATTATAAATGGTGCCGCCGACTGGGTATACGAAGAAGAATTTGCATTGACCTCGGGTTATTCATTTTCGCCCGATGGGAAATATATAGCTTATTACCGTTTTGATGAAAGCAATGTAAAATCATACTCCATGCCTTTATATAATGGTTTATATCCCAGTACTGAAACTTTTAAATATCCAAAAGCAGGCGAAAATAATTCGGTAGTTACTATATGGATTTATGAAATAGCCACTGGCAATCGTGTGCAGGTTAATTTAGGCACGGAAACAGATATATATATTCCCCGAATTAAATGGAATCATGATGGCAGCGAACTATGTGTTTATAAAATGAACCGCTTGCAAAATAATTTGGACCTTTTGATGGCCAATCCCAAAAGTGGTGTTACCAGAGCCATGCTCAGCGAAGCGAGCGATACTTATGTGGAAGTGCCCGAAGACCTTACATTTTTAGAGAATGGCGATGAGTTTTTAATGGCCAGCGAACGCAATGGATATAAACATTTGTATTTATTTAAAACAAAAGATGGTAGCTTGGTTAATCAAATTACCAAAGGAAAATGGGAGGTGGACCAGTTTATAGGTTATGATAAAAAATCGGGATACATATATTTTAATTCTACTGAAGTTAGCTTTACCGACCGCAACCTTTGGCGTGTCAAATTGGATGGAACAGGAAAAAAACGCATCACCATTCGTGATGGAAATAATGAAGTACATTTTAGCAGTAATTATAAATATTTCCTATGTATTTATTCCAATATCAATACACCTTATTTTATAAGTATATATAATAATAATGGTTACGAATTACGAATAGTGGAAGATAATAAAAAACTACGCACCAGGTTGGAAAGATATGAACTGAGTACGGTCGAATTTTTCGAAATGAATACCTCAGAAATGCTCAACTTATATGGTTATGTATTTCATCCCAAAAAATTTGATACCAACAAAAAGCATCCCGTATTACAATATGTATATGGTGGCCCCGGCAGTCAATTAGTAGTGGATAAGTGGATGGGAGCTTATTATTATTGGTTTCAATATTTGGCATCAAAAGGTTATGTGGTGGTATGTGTAGATGGCCGTGGCACAGGTGGTAGGGGAGCATCGTTCAAAAAAGTAACCTATAAAGAAATGGGTCATTACGAAATTATTGACCAGATAGAAGTAGCCAAATGGTTGGGCACTCAGCCTTGGGCAGATGCCAGCAGGATAGGAATGTTTGGATGGAGTTTCGGAGGTTATATGTCATCGTTGGCTATTACCAAAGGAGCTGCGTTTTTCAAAACCGCTATAGCAGTGGCACCTGTTACCAATTGGCGTTTTTATGATAATATATATACCGAACGCTATATGCAAAAGCCGCAAGACAACGCAGTGGGTTACGATCAAAATTCACCGATCAATTTTGTAGATAAAATAAAAGGTAATTATTTGATTATTCATGGTACAGGCGATGATAATGTGCATTTCCAAAACTCAGCAGAAATGGTGAATGCCATGATCAATAAAAATATCCCATTCGACTCAGAATATTATCCCAATAAAAACCATGGAATAAGAGGTGGCAAAACCAGGTTGCATTTATTTACCAGAATCAGTAAATATATATTTGAGAAGTTGTGA
- the radC gene encoding DNA repair protein RadC has protein sequence MEYTPINKWNEDDRPREKLLNKGRSALSDSELIAILIGSGTRNESAVELARKVLSLCQNNLNELAGLSLKELITVKGIGEAKAITISAALELGRRRKEGEWQEKPQLQSSRDAYNQLWPHMADLDHEQFWILLLNRANKVLSAKKVSQGGMTGTVADPKLIFKTAIENDACYIILCHNHPSGNLKPSQADLDLTKKLKEAGKLLEIPVLDHIIVAAGKYYSFADEGIL, from the coding sequence ATGGAATATACACCAATTAACAAATGGAACGAGGACGACAGACCTCGTGAGAAGCTACTGAATAAAGGCCGCTCAGCACTTAGCGATAGTGAACTTATAGCGATATTAATAGGTAGCGGCACACGAAATGAAAGTGCCGTTGAACTTGCCCGGAAGGTGCTTTCACTTTGCCAAAACAATTTGAACGAATTGGCTGGCTTGTCCCTCAAAGAACTCATTACGGTGAAAGGTATTGGAGAAGCAAAAGCCATTACTATTTCTGCAGCACTTGAACTGGGCCGCCGCCGCAAGGAAGGTGAATGGCAAGAAAAACCCCAACTACAATCGAGCAGAGATGCATATAACCAACTGTGGCCGCACATGGCCGACCTCGACCATGAACAGTTTTGGATATTACTTTTGAATAGGGCTAATAAAGTGCTTTCCGCAAAGAAAGTGAGTCAAGGTGGGATGACAGGAACTGTGGCCGACCCTAAACTGATTTTTAAAACTGCTATTGAAAATGATGCTTGTTATATAATACTTTGTCATAACCATCCTTCAGGAAATTTAAAACCTAGCCAAGCAGATTTAGACTTAACCAAAAAACTTAAAGAAGCTGGAAAGTTGCTTGAAATCCCTGTTCTTGATCATATAATAGTAGCTGCAGGAAAGTATTATAGCTTTGCGGATGAGGGGATTTTATAA
- a CDS encoding choice-of-anchor V domain-containing protein: MAANYFAQTSGSGQSGKYTNAPGEGDCTSCHSGSSLQTSGNNWNNMLLDNGFGTTQYIPDSTYSMTLTYKESGKSKFGFAITALDSATGKPIAGAFTITNSSTTQKSTYTVSGSTRTSVYHKTAGTAGNGAISWTFSWKAPSTNVGTIIFYAVVNSTNSNNQSSGDVIYAKEFNFRPSDSLPTASISATPNPVCEGDTLRAAGSGTMNPTAWKWTFANSQNVSPSTSTNQDEKFVFAIGGTYKLYLQTTNNKGKSLLDSAIIAVNPQPNISIAASGNTAFCQGDSVVLTANYPSGATLLWNTGDTTDQITVKQAGDYTCKATNATGCSKTSSKITVSVVSKPNLTLSVSPQSSLCSMDTFNLTVSPSGLSNYYIIINGTSTSNGSTNTYSLPYSGTSNYSISALADSVGCMSDTSNSLSLTYSSKLAAPNVVCDTNTSSSITFKWQGVTNATGYQVSEDSGATWITPSSGNTGLTHTVNGLANNIALKLFVRATDNGPCNIGDEGSVSCSTGSCTPIKYSTNNYKTSICAGDSAVLAISFTNSGNYSISLDGATATSQTGYVFKPTQNTSYTFDLIDSSKLSCPATTFKVDIVILPALSNISIQSNNANNTWCPGEAAKFTSASVSGYTYEFFVNGSSVQKGSQNDYTSTTLQNGDKVKVTATNTGGCQGTSSEITVTIQSSLSNITIQANNANNAWCPGEAAKFTSPAVSGYTYEFFVNGTSVQKGTQNDYTSSTLQNGDKVKVTATNSAGCSGTSSEITVTIQAALSNITLQSNNANNTWCNGESAKFTSPSVSGYNYEFFVNGTSVQNSSQNDYTTASLNTGDKVKVTATNAGGCSGTSSEITATITPGPVAKPFKYVSNAQGVIFNFSDTVAANATYTHTWNFGDSKSGVGTVVNHTYTQNGTYTVWMIIKNGNCVDSISAQIIVSNNGISSAETDGQLSIWPNPFTHELNISWSSDSKPLLMELHDVQGSKILSVSQSTICNISSTTLATESLTNGIYWLKVVMQNGQTVKRIIKL; the protein is encoded by the coding sequence ATGGCTGCCAACTATTTTGCACAAACTAGTGGTTCAGGCCAAAGTGGAAAATATACCAATGCTCCAGGCGAAGGCGATTGCACAAGCTGTCATAGTGGAAGTTCACTTCAAACTAGCGGCAATAATTGGAATAATATGTTGCTCGACAATGGATTTGGTACCACCCAATACATCCCGGATTCAACGTATTCAATGACACTGACATACAAAGAAAGCGGTAAAAGCAAATTTGGTTTTGCCATCACTGCTTTAGACTCGGCAACAGGTAAACCTATTGCTGGTGCGTTTACCATTACCAATTCGTCCACTACACAAAAGTCGACTTATACAGTAAGTGGAAGTACCCGCACCTCTGTATATCACAAAACCGCTGGCACTGCTGGTAATGGAGCAATCAGTTGGACATTTAGCTGGAAAGCCCCATCAACCAATGTGGGCACCATAATTTTCTATGCGGTTGTAAATTCTACTAATAGTAATAATCAATCTTCCGGTGATGTTATTTATGCTAAAGAATTCAACTTTAGGCCTTCTGATTCTTTACCCACCGCATCTATCTCTGCAACACCCAATCCAGTGTGCGAGGGCGATACACTAAGGGCTGCTGGTTCAGGTACTATGAACCCCACTGCTTGGAAATGGACTTTTGCAAATAGCCAAAATGTTAGCCCTTCTACTTCAACAAACCAAGATGAAAAATTTGTATTTGCTATTGGGGGCACCTATAAATTGTATTTGCAAACTACCAATAACAAAGGTAAATCTTTGCTAGATTCAGCTATTATAGCAGTTAATCCGCAACCTAACATTAGCATAGCAGCTTCAGGAAATACTGCGTTTTGCCAAGGTGATTCGGTAGTGCTTACGGCCAATTATCCATCGGGAGCTACATTGTTGTGGAATACTGGAGATACTACAGATCAGATAACAGTTAAACAGGCGGGTGATTATACCTGTAAGGCAACGAATGCCACTGGATGCTCCAAAACAAGCAGTAAAATTACTGTAAGTGTTGTATCAAAACCCAATCTTACTTTGAGTGTAAGTCCACAGTCCAGTTTATGCAGCATGGATACTTTTAATCTTACCGTGTCGCCATCTGGCTTAAGCAATTATTATATAATTATAAATGGTACCAGCACAAGCAATGGTAGCACCAATACTTATAGTTTACCTTATAGCGGAACTTCCAATTATTCGATTAGTGCATTGGCCGATTCTGTTGGTTGTATGAGTGATACCAGTAACAGTTTGTCTTTAACTTATAGTTCAAAATTAGCGGCACCCAATGTAGTTTGCGACACCAATACCAGCAGCTCTATTACCTTTAAATGGCAAGGTGTTACCAATGCTACAGGTTACCAAGTAAGTGAAGACAGTGGAGCCACTTGGATTACCCCGTCAAGCGGCAACACTGGATTGACCCATACTGTTAATGGATTGGCCAATAACATAGCATTGAAATTATTTGTAAGGGCGACCGATAATGGCCCATGCAATATTGGTGATGAAGGCAGTGTGTCATGCAGCACAGGTAGTTGCACACCAATAAAGTATAGTACCAATAACTATAAAACAAGTATATGTGCGGGCGATTCGGCGGTGCTAGCTATCAGTTTTACAAATTCTGGAAACTATTCAATATCTTTAGATGGTGCTACCGCTACCAGTCAAACAGGTTATGTGTTTAAACCCACTCAAAATACATCCTACACTTTCGATTTGATTGATTCGTCAAAATTGTCTTGTCCAGCAACTACTTTCAAAGTTGATATCGTGATTTTGCCTGCACTTAGCAATATTTCTATCCAATCGAATAACGCAAATAACACTTGGTGTCCAGGAGAGGCTGCTAAGTTTACTTCTGCATCGGTGAGTGGTTATACTTATGAGTTTTTTGTAAATGGTAGCAGCGTGCAAAAAGGTTCGCAGAATGATTATACAAGTACCACACTTCAAAATGGTGACAAAGTAAAAGTAACAGCTACCAATACAGGTGGTTGCCAAGGCACTTCGTCAGAAATTACTGTTACTATACAATCTTCATTAAGTAATATTACCATCCAAGCCAATAATGCAAATAACGCGTGGTGTCCAGGAGAGGCTGCCAAGTTTACATCGCCCGCGGTTAGTGGCTATACCTACGAATTCTTTGTGAACGGTACGAGTGTGCAAAAAGGCACTCAAAATGATTATACAAGTAGCACACTTCAAAATGGTGACAAAGTAAAAGTAACAGCTACCAATTCAGCAGGTTGTTCAGGAACTTCATCCGAAATTACAGTTACGATACAAGCTGCTTTGAGTAATATTACCCTACAATCAAACAACGCAAATAATACGTGGTGTAATGGAGAATCAGCCAAATTCACCTCTCCAAGTGTAAGTGGTTACAACTATGAGTTTTTTGTAAATGGCACCAGTGTTCAAAATAGCTCACAAAATGATTATACAACCGCTTCACTAAACACTGGCGATAAAGTAAAAGTAACCGCTACCAATGCTGGTGGCTGCTCAGGCACTTCATCGGAAATTACTGCTACTATCACACCAGGTCCAGTTGCAAAACCATTCAAATATGTTAGCAATGCCCAAGGAGTTATCTTTAACTTTAGTGATACTGTAGCCGCAAATGCCACCTATACCCATACTTGGAATTTTGGTGATAGTAAATCAGGTGTAGGAACTGTGGTTAACCACACCTATACCCAAAATGGCACCTATACCGTTTGGATGATTATTAAAAATGGTAACTGCGTAGATTCAATCTCTGCACAAATAATTGTGAGCAATAACGGGATATCCAGTGCTGAAACCGATGGACAATTGAGCATTTGGCCCAACCCATTTACACACGAATTGAATATTAGTTGGAGCAGCGATAGCAAACCCCTATTGATGGAACTACACGATGTTCAAGGTTCGAAAATTTTATCAGTTTCACAATCAACTATTTGCAACATTTCTTCAACGACTCTTGCAACCGAAAGCCTAACTAATGGCATCTATTGGTTAAAGGTTGTGATGCAAAACGGGCAAACCGTTAAACGTATCATCAAACTTTAA
- a CDS encoding response regulator, with protein MKKNETAFTSVMLIDDNEIDNFINQKMIEGCNLSNKIYVHTSSKSALEFLLNIQRNKDLPADIKPQLIFLDINMPIMDGFQFIEEFLKLGVQFRQGVTIHLLTSSINPMDQERALSFGDWVSFVNKPLTREYLTSLGTKKK; from the coding sequence ATGAAGAAAAATGAAACAGCGTTCACTTCGGTAATGCTTATAGATGATAACGAAATAGATAATTTCATCAATCAAAAAATGATCGAGGGATGCAACCTCTCCAATAAGATATATGTTCACACCTCCAGCAAAAGTGCTCTCGAATTTTTGCTCAACATACAACGTAACAAAGACCTGCCGGCTGATATAAAACCGCAATTAATTTTCCTCGACATCAATATGCCCATTATGGATGGATTCCAATTCATTGAGGAATTCCTAAAGCTTGGTGTGCAATTCCGCCAAGGTGTTACCATTCACTTGCTCACCAGTTCTATCAATCCTATGGATCAAGAGCGTGCTCTATCCTTTGGCGATTGGGTATCATTTGTAAACAAACCACTTACCCGCGAGTATTTAACCTCTTTGGGAACTAAGAAAAAATAA
- a CDS encoding proline dehydrogenase family protein, producing the protein MNQISMDDTATAFKAKSDGELKKAHLLFRAIGINWFVNMGPSLLKIAQALRLPIKGIIKKTIFAQFCGGENIEECSKTIELLNKYHVGTILDYSVEGEGNDESYQHTTNETIDTILKAKDNPTIPFSVFKMTGVFPHDLLQAFTEKQSYNEQELEKAAARVDKICKTAHDNHVRIFIDAEESWIQNAIDHVAETMMQRYNKNTAIVYNTLQLYRHDRLDYLKKLHTMCAEYNIYMGVKLVRGAYMEKERLRAQQMSYPSPIQPDKKSCDHDYDESLKFCVEHISNTYVCVGTHNEQSSMLMVKLMVDNNIDPCDERIYFSQLLGMSDHISFNLSAAGYRVAKYVPYGPVKSVLPYLIRRAQENTSAKGQAGRELQLIEKELKRRKSVK; encoded by the coding sequence GTGAATCAGATTTCGATGGATGATACCGCTACAGCCTTTAAGGCCAAGAGCGACGGGGAATTAAAAAAAGCCCATTTATTATTTCGAGCCATTGGTATTAATTGGTTTGTAAACATGGGGCCTAGCCTTCTCAAAATTGCCCAGGCACTTCGATTACCGATTAAAGGCATTATTAAAAAAACTATTTTTGCTCAATTTTGTGGTGGTGAGAATATTGAAGAGTGTTCCAAGACTATTGAACTGCTCAACAAATATCATGTGGGAACTATTTTAGATTATTCAGTTGAGGGTGAAGGCAATGACGAATCTTATCAGCATACCACCAACGAAACTATTGATACCATACTCAAGGCCAAAGACAATCCAACCATACCATTTAGCGTTTTTAAAATGACCGGGGTTTTCCCCCACGATTTGCTGCAAGCCTTCACCGAAAAGCAGTCCTATAATGAGCAAGAATTAGAAAAAGCTGCTGCCCGTGTCGACAAGATTTGTAAAACGGCCCACGATAACCATGTAAGAATTTTCATAGATGCAGAAGAGAGTTGGATTCAAAATGCGATAGACCATGTGGCCGAAACCATGATGCAACGCTACAATAAAAACACCGCAATAGTATATAATACTTTGCAACTTTACCGCCACGACAGGCTTGATTACCTAAAGAAGCTGCATACCATGTGTGCGGAATATAATATATACATGGGTGTAAAATTGGTACGTGGTGCCTATATGGAAAAAGAAAGATTAAGAGCCCAACAAATGAGTTACCCTTCTCCCATCCAGCCTGATAAAAAAAGCTGTGACCATGATTATGACGAATCGCTGAAATTTTGTGTGGAGCATATTTCCAATACCTACGTTTGCGTAGGCACGCATAACGAGCAAAGTTCTATGTTGATGGTTAAATTGATGGTCGATAATAATATTGATCCATGCGATGAGCGTATTTATTTCTCACAGTTATTGGGCATGAGCGACCATATCAGTTTCAACCTATCGGCTGCTGGTTATAGGGTTGCTAAGTACGTTCCTTATGGCCCCGTAAAATCGGTACTGCCCTATCTTATCAGGCGTGCACAAGAGAATACCTCTGCAAAGGGACAAGCGGGAAGGGAACTACAATTGATAGAAAAAGAATTGAAACGTAGGAAAAGTGTCAAATAA
- the aroB gene encoding 3-dehydroquinate synthase yields MKHTQFLYHAAELENILEGYSEIIILADKHTSQLCLPVLQPLISNIKATIIIDSGEQNKTLQSCEKVFEKLMAVNTSRKALMLNVGGGMVCDLGGFCASVYKRGIDYINIPTSLLCMVDAAFGGKTAVNFSQTKNMIGAFYPPKTVFYNTDFLNTLPQRQLYNGFAEMLKHGLIAYADYFEKLCEIDLNNTTHLLPFIQTSIDIKEQIVEEDPHEHGLRKILNAGHTIGHALEATQKDIHHGEAVAWGLLAEAKLSHELGILDIDHLNIIENCINKYYKDSKPINLDYNTMLEKIKNDKKNSNEYISFSLLQQIGTCGYDIEVDLNEEVLERILG; encoded by the coding sequence TTGAAACACACACAGTTTTTATATCATGCAGCCGAACTCGAAAATATTCTTGAGGGCTATTCTGAAATTATTATTCTTGCCGATAAGCATACTTCACAGCTTTGTTTGCCAGTTCTTCAACCACTTATTTCAAATATAAAAGCAACTATTATAATAGATAGTGGCGAACAGAACAAAACATTGCAATCCTGCGAAAAAGTATTTGAAAAACTGATGGCAGTAAATACCTCACGCAAGGCTTTAATGCTCAATGTGGGCGGTGGCATGGTATGCGACCTTGGTGGTTTTTGTGCATCAGTATATAAACGTGGAATAGATTATATAAATATCCCTACTTCATTATTATGTATGGTTGATGCAGCATTTGGAGGCAAAACTGCAGTTAACTTTTCGCAAACCAAAAATATGATAGGGGCTTTCTATCCGCCCAAAACTGTTTTTTATAATACTGATTTCTTAAATACTTTACCACAACGACAATTGTATAATGGTTTTGCCGAAATGCTTAAACATGGCCTTATAGCTTATGCAGATTATTTTGAAAAACTGTGCGAAATAGATTTGAATAATACCACACATTTATTGCCATTTATACAAACCTCAATCGATATTAAAGAACAAATAGTGGAAGAAGATCCACATGAACATGGTCTGAGGAAAATATTAAATGCAGGCCACACAATTGGCCATGCACTAGAAGCCACACAAAAAGATATACACCATGGAGAAGCTGTTGCTTGGGGCTTATTGGCCGAGGCGAAACTCTCGCATGAATTGGGAATACTGGATATCGACCACCTCAATATTATTGAAAATTGCATCAACAAATATTATAAAGATAGCAAGCCTATAAATCTTGATTATAATACCATGCTAGAAAAAATTAAAAACGATAAAAAAAATAGTAATGAGTATATAAGTTTTAGTTTACTGCAACAAATAGGAACTTGTGGTTATGATATAGAAGTGGATTTGAATGAGGAGGTATTAGAAAGGATATTGGGATGA
- a CDS encoding T9SS type A sorting domain-containing protein has product MKKTLSILFIAMFGSSYVFSQVPNSSFENWSGSEPNSWITSNFFILLGNPQSVFKTTDAHTGNYACEMRTIHVVTKPQNGQFLPDYTASAFLGKVSGFIPILGIPYTYRPTVFRFWYKYSPSTNDSAAAWVTLSKWNTTTNRRDTIGLCDSTLFTTASSYTQAEYSIRYLNAKIPDTLTILFSSSIYSTKQEGSKFIVDDVELVGGNTGISEGENYDVSVYPNPTSDYINVYSNNLTQPFHVSINDMQGNNVYSSVYKNMPNIAIPTAHFSKGIYIVKTTTEKGVSIHKIILQ; this is encoded by the coding sequence ATGAAAAAAACCTTATCCATACTTTTTATAGCAATGTTTGGGAGTTCTTATGTTTTTTCGCAGGTTCCCAATTCCAGTTTTGAGAATTGGAGTGGGAGTGAGCCCAATAGTTGGATAACATCTAATTTTTTTATTTTGCTGGGCAATCCGCAATCTGTTTTCAAAACTACAGACGCACATACAGGTAATTATGCTTGCGAGATGCGTACAATACATGTTGTAACCAAACCTCAAAATGGGCAGTTTCTCCCTGATTATACAGCCTCCGCTTTTTTAGGTAAAGTTAGCGGATTTATTCCCATACTTGGTATACCTTATACCTATCGTCCAACTGTTTTTAGGTTTTGGTACAAATATTCACCTTCTACAAACGACAGTGCAGCAGCATGGGTTACACTTTCAAAATGGAATACTACTACTAATAGGCGTGACACAATTGGCCTTTGCGATTCCACCCTCTTCACGACTGCTTCTAGTTATACACAAGCAGAATATAGTATTAGATATTTAAATGCTAAGATACCTGATACTTTAACTATATTGTTTTCTTCAAGTATCTATTCAACTAAGCAGGAGGGTAGCAAATTTATTGTGGATGATGTAGAACTTGTTGGCGGTAATACTGGCATTAGCGAAGGTGAAAACTATGATGTTTCAGTTTACCCAAATCCTACTAGCGATTATATAAACGTATATAGTAATAATTTAACGCAACCTTTTCACGTTTCTATTAATGACATGCAGGGGAACAATGTATATTCATCTGTGTATAAAAATATGCCTAATATAGCTATCCCTACTGCTCATTTTTCTAAAGGGATATATATTGTTAAAACAACCACTGAAAAGGGTGTGAGCATCCATAAAATTATTTTGCAATAG